The DNA window TTGCCACAAGCTGCTGGGCTTCGCGCTCGAACAGGCGGGGCCGCAGGTGCAGACGCGGCTCAAGCTTGCGCTGTTCAAGGCCCATTTCAATCACCGCGCGGACCTTTCCGACCGGGACACGCTGCTGGATATTGCCGCTGGCGTCGGCCTCCACCGCGAGGCGGCGAAGGCGGCGCTGGACGATGCCGATCTGGAAGCGCGCGTCATCGCCGAGGAGCGGCAGGCCTGGGACCTCAACATCACCGGCGTTCCAGCGATGATCGTGGGCGGCAAGTTCCTGATCCCCGGCGCGCAGGCCCCCGAGACCTACGTCAACGCGCTGCGCCGGGTGGCGGAGAAGAGCCGAGCAGCGGGATAGACAGCACGGGAAAGGCGCGCGATTACTGCGAGGCAAAGTAATCCAAAGTAAATTATTGTTGCCCTTCCCGGGATTTTGCTTGCGCGCCGCCCAATTCGGACGGATTGTCCGATCACGGGGCGGCGCAATCTCGCGGGTCCGCTCCCGGGGGACATCAAAACATATGAAGATTGATCTTTTCGCGCTCGGCGTCGTGGCGACGGCGTTCGTTCTGCATCCGACCGCCTTTGAACAGGACACGGACGCCCCGGAGCACGAAGCCGAGGCTATGACCGATGAGCCGGGCAAGCCCTGCGAACTCCATGTCTGGCCGACCGAGAATTATCTCGGCGTGAAGATGGGGCTTCTGAGCGGCTTCGGAGGGATCGGCGCAGTCGCCGACCTGGCGGCGAACAAGAAGGGCGTCACCAACGTGAAGACCCTGATGCGCGAGTATCTCAGGCCGGAAATCCAGCTGGCCGAGCTCGAAAAGCTCGATTATGTCACACGGCTCGGGCTCGATCCGGCGCAGTACCGCGTGGTCAATGGAGACAGGCTGGTCTCGAAAGGCATCGGACAGGTCAAGAACCCGCTAGAGAACTTCCCGCCCAAGGACGATACGATGGTGGCGGCCGCGCAGGAAGAGCTGCGCGATGCCTATTCGAAGGGCTTTGCGGAGTGGGTGGAGAAAAAGTCGGGTACCTGAGCTTGACGGAAATGCGGGATCGGGAGGAGCGGCGCGGCTCCTTCCCGGTCGCGCCTTGCGGATAAGATACCTTAGCCCCCGACCCGTGTCTAGTTCCGGCGCATGACGAGAAAGGTGGCGGCGGCGAGCATGGCCGCCGCTGCGGCAAATCCTGCAAGATTGCTGTTCACGCCGAATATCAAGATTCCGTGGCCGACGCCCGAAAGCGATCCGTCATAGCCTGGCATGGCCAGCGCGGCGAGCCCGAAGGGCGCGAGCGCGACCCAGCCCAATGCGGCCGCAACGGCGAGATTGACGCGCGCCTCGGCGGGCTTGCCGCGCCAAGTCATCACCAGCATGACAAGCGCCAGCGCGCCCAGCACAAGCACCAGCCACACCGTGTGGAAACGGGCGTGCGGCGGCCATGCCTCGTTGAAGGCATGGCTCATCGAAAGGTCGGTCACGAAAGGCGCAAGGCCGAAACCGAGAGCCGTCGCGGTGAGCAAGAGCCGGGCGAGCAGCATGGCGTCGGTCCGGCGTCAGCCGTCCTGCTTGCCCTGCTTGATCTTGTTCATCGTTTTTGGACCCTTGCGCGCATCGTCTTCGGGATTGTCGGAGCCGATCTCGGGCTCTCGATTGTCGGGATCGGTCGCGCTTTTCGTCTCGTCGCGCTTGCCCACGCGGCGATTGACCTCACCCCCGGAAGAGCTTTGCTGCGAGGGTGTCTTTTCCTCGGTCATGCGGTCGATTAGGTCGTTGTCGGGATGGCGGCTCTGGCGTTTGGGCATGATGTTTCTCCTTTACCAGACCAATGGGCGGGGCGGGGGCGATGTTCCGAAGCCGATCGCCGCGGATACATTCGCCGCGTCCATGCGTTCAGGAAATATGCCAAGCGGCAGACATAGCCGCGTACCGCGCAACAAAGCGCGCGGAGCCGAAAACATGGGAGGAGAGCCATGAACACGACCGCCAGCGATGCAAGGGACGGCACGGCCGCCAATCGAGGCGGGCCGACGCCCGTTCCGAACACCGACACCACCGATCCCGTGGTCGGTGCGATGCCCGATTCGAGCCGCGTCATCCCCGCGCAGGGGGAACTGGGCCGCGGCTGGTTCATCGCGCTCGGCATATTGCTGGTGCTGACCGGGGCCGGCGCGCTGGTATTCCCGCTTGCCATGGCGCTGTCGGTCAATCTGCTGGTCGGGATCACGCTGCTCGTTGGCGGGATTCTCACGCTTGTCCACGCGATCAGGGCCAAGGGTTGGAAAGGCCGCGCGCTGACCGCGCTCATCGGCCTGCTCTATCTGGCAGGCGGGTTGTTCTTCCTCGCCGATCCGCTCGCGGGGCTGTTCACGCTCG is part of the Erythrobacter litoralis genome and encodes:
- a CDS encoding DsbA family oxidoreductase; amino-acid sequence: MTDRLTIDIYSDVVCPWCAIGYGQLTKALAQLEGEIEAEVRWRPFELNPDMPSEGEEQETHLQRKYGRSMEEGAAMRGRMKEIAAGAGVSLSYEGEGDAPPAMMWNTRDCHKLLGFALEQAGPQVQTRLKLALFKAHFNHRADLSDRDTLLDIAAGVGLHREAAKAALDDADLEARVIAEERQAWDLNITGVPAMIVGGKFLIPGAQAPETYVNALRRVAEKSRAAG
- a CDS encoding DUF6640 family protein; protein product: MLLARLLLTATALGFGLAPFVTDLSMSHAFNEAWPPHARFHTVWLVLVLGALALVMLVMTWRGKPAEARVNLAVAAALGWVALAPFGLAALAMPGYDGSLSGVGHGILIFGVNSNLAGFAAAAAMLAAATFLVMRRN
- a CDS encoding HdeD family acid-resistance protein, which encodes MNTTASDARDGTAANRGGPTPVPNTDTTDPVVGAMPDSSRVIPAQGELGRGWFIALGILLVLTGAGALVFPLAMALSVNLLVGITLLVGGILTLVHAIRAKGWKGRALTALIGLLYLAGGLFFLADPLAGLFTLAIMLGAFFAADGVARLMLALRIRPERAWWLFLASGLLSLLIGVMLFFGMATGISIAFLGILVGVNLIFSGVSYVCCSGVSGD